In Blautia sp. SC05B48, a single genomic region encodes these proteins:
- a CDS encoding YitT family protein translates to MKNLIPKRVMEYIIITFAVVLMDVGIYVFKFPNNFSFGGVSGMAVVFSHFIPMTSAQINLVINLILLMIGFIVLGRDFGVKTAYVTVVSSLLLNVFEKVFPMDRALTGNIMLELCFAIILPALAAALLFFENASGGGTDIVAMIIKKYSTMNISGALFAVDCVIVVVSFMVFDLTTGLCSVLGLIAKTLLIDKSIERMKLNKYFTIISSKPDEICEFIMNGLDRSATVYHGEGVYSHKDKKIILTVVDVRQAVLLQRFIDEVDPQAFLMVTKSSEVIGKGFMSYI, encoded by the coding sequence ATGAAAAATCTGATACCAAAGCGTGTGATGGAGTATATCATTATCACATTTGCCGTTGTTCTGATGGATGTGGGGATTTATGTGTTTAAGTTTCCGAATAATTTTTCCTTTGGTGGTGTTTCGGGTATGGCAGTTGTGTTTTCGCATTTTATTCCGATGACGTCTGCGCAGATCAACCTGGTGATCAATCTGATTTTGCTGATGATCGGGTTTATTGTTCTTGGCCGGGATTTTGGAGTGAAGACGGCTTATGTTACGGTTGTTTCTTCTTTGCTTCTGAATGTGTTTGAGAAGGTTTTTCCTATGGACAGAGCGCTGACGGGGAATATTATGCTAGAGCTTTGCTTTGCGATCATTTTGCCGGCGTTGGCTGCGGCGCTGCTGTTTTTTGAGAATGCTTCGGGTGGTGGCACGGATATTGTGGCGATGATCATTAAGAAGTATTCTACGATGAATATTTCGGGTGCGTTGTTTGCGGTGGATTGTGTGATCGTTGTTGTTTCGTTTATGGTGTTTGATCTTACTACGGGGCTTTGTTCTGTACTGGGGCTTATAGCTAAGACGTTGCTGATCGATAAGTCTATTGAGAGGATGAAGCTGAATAAGTATTTTACGATCATTTCCAGTAAACCGGATGAGATCTGTGAGTTTATTATGAATGGGTTGGATCGGAGTGCTACGGTTTATCATGGGGAGGGTGTTTATTCGCATAAGGATAAGAAGATTATTCTGACGGTTGTTGATGTGAGGCAGGCGGTGCTGCTGCAGAGGTTTATTGATGAGGTGGATCCGCAGGCGTTTTTGATGGTTACTAAGAGTAGTGAGGTTATTGGGAAGGGGTTTATGAGTTATATTTGA
- a CDS encoding Cof-type HAD-IIB family hydrolase codes for MEKYIIAVDMDGTLLNSENKISERNKNVLQRLIDDGHYVVPATGRTRELIPQEFSVLRGVKWGIVENGCVVWDYDKNEMIWRKTMPKGMVRKILKEVENSGTKGWIAEAYANGIAYSDADARDYVASVADKDLLEKTFVDYFLSRHEYVKDFYHQKDILDQAEKINIYFDDMETSRALREKWKDLDDVAVTTSISGNAEFNAAGVDKGVGLAMLRTKLGIDRMHVIAFGDNENDLEMLEGAGIGVAMGNSKQYVKDAANEVTGDNDHDGVAEFLERFFGL; via the coding sequence ATGGAAAAATATATCATTGCAGTGGATATGGATGGAACTCTTCTGAACAGTGAAAATAAGATTTCCGAGAGGAACAAAAATGTTCTGCAGCGTCTGATCGATGACGGACATTATGTGGTGCCGGCAACCGGAAGGACCAGAGAGCTGATTCCCCAGGAGTTTTCTGTGCTCCGGGGTGTGAAATGGGGAATCGTGGAAAACGGCTGTGTTGTCTGGGATTACGATAAAAATGAGATGATCTGGCGAAAAACCATGCCAAAAGGAATGGTAAGAAAAATCCTGAAAGAGGTGGAAAACAGCGGTACAAAAGGCTGGATTGCAGAGGCTTATGCAAACGGAATCGCCTATTCTGATGCGGACGCCAGAGATTATGTGGCATCTGTAGCGGATAAAGATCTGCTGGAAAAAACTTTTGTAGATTATTTTCTCAGCAGACATGAATATGTTAAGGATTTTTATCATCAGAAAGATATTCTGGATCAGGCAGAGAAGATCAATATTTATTTTGATGATATGGAGACCAGCAGGGCACTTCGTGAAAAATGGAAGGATCTGGATGATGTGGCAGTGACTACTTCCATCAGCGGCAATGCGGAGTTTAATGCAGCAGGCGTGGACAAGGGTGTGGGTCTTGCCATGCTTCGCACAAAGCTTGGTATTGACCGGATGCATGTGATCGCTTTCGGAGATAATGAGAATGATCTGGAAATGCTGGAGGGAGCAGGTATCGGTGTTGCTATGGGCAATTCCAAACAGTATGTAAAGGATGCTGCTAATGAGGTGACCGGAGATAATGATCATGATGGTGTGGCGGAATTTCTGGAGAGGTTTTTCGGGTTGTAA